A single region of the Thermotoga profunda AZM34c06 genome encodes:
- a CDS encoding TolC family protein, with amino-acid sequence MRKVFVLVLISFVVLMFAGIVDVVELAKQNSVTYLKAVLNFEQAKSDYDKAMIEAKNKRQQLVAQQSWLQAQQTYNQSLKNFYGEFFDAYIGVLESTLQVQIAQNKLRIAEIDFAEMQDLYKTGAATLQDLQSASSTKLESQASLDEAKLNAEQSKKDLLILLGKEVQIIDPSSIKVDIKLPTVDELTTKSFAIQIAQIDVQVSQMDFDSLVNPSAYTKSKYERILKIAQSELKDTQNSTRKSYESLLLTTENLKKTIQAQRETVSVAKAQLDSAENNYKVGVGSEKDLLEARSTYFTAQKTLLSYVKSFLKNLCSLYIDAGWDHQGLLSSIFGG; translated from the coding sequence ATGAGAAAAGTGTTCGTGCTTGTCTTGATTTCTTTTGTTGTTCTCATGTTCGCTGGTATTGTTGATGTAGTTGAACTTGCAAAGCAAAACAGCGTAACTTATCTAAAGGCTGTACTGAACTTTGAACAGGCCAAGAGTGATTATGACAAAGCGATGATTGAGGCAAAGAACAAAAGACAACAACTTGTAGCACAACAGAGTTGGCTTCAAGCACAACAAACTTACAATCAGTCATTGAAGAATTTCTATGGTGAATTTTTCGATGCCTATATAGGCGTACTGGAAAGTACTCTTCAAGTTCAAATAGCTCAGAACAAATTGCGAATCGCCGAGATCGATTTTGCAGAAATGCAAGATTTGTACAAAACAGGTGCGGCAACCTTACAAGATCTTCAAAGCGCAAGTTCTACTAAACTCGAATCACAAGCGAGTTTGGACGAAGCAAAATTGAATGCAGAGCAATCCAAAAAAGATCTTTTGATTTTATTGGGAAAAGAAGTCCAAATCATAGATCCTTCATCGATCAAAGTTGATATCAAATTGCCAACAGTCGATGAATTGACCACTAAATCTTTTGCCATTCAAATTGCACAGATCGATGTTCAGGTATCTCAGATGGATTTCGACAGTCTTGTAAATCCATCGGCATACACAAAGAGTAAGTATGAGAGAATACTAAAAATAGCCCAGAGTGAGCTCAAAGACACTCAAAACAGTACAAGAAAATCTTATGAATCTCTTCTTTTAACGACTGAAAATCTCAAGAAGACTATTCAGGCTCAAAGGGAAACTGTCAGTGTGGCGAAGGCTCAACTTGACAGTGCCGAGAATAATTACAAGGTTGGTGTTGGCTCCGAAAAAGATCTATTGGAGGCACGAAGTACTTATTTCACAGCTCAGAAAACCCTACTTAGTTATGTCAAATCTTTCTTGAAAAATCTCTGTTCATTGTATATCGACGCAGGTTGGGATCATCAAGGGTTGTTGTCTTCTATCTTTGGTGGGTGA
- a CDS encoding GNAT family N-acetyltransferase encodes MIFKGEKIMLRPVELSDVEQLLNINDLEVRQNLLSVFPLNRVREEEWVRNLYSNQRDVVFAVVPLGQEKLIGTTGLHQIDWVNRLAEFGIAITDKRYWNMGFGTEATKLTLKYAFEYLNLNRVSLRVYDYNKRAIHVYEKCGFVHEGRLRKARYLNGKYHDVLIMSVLSNEYFQY; translated from the coding sequence TTGATATTCAAAGGTGAAAAGATCATGTTAAGGCCAGTTGAGCTTTCAGATGTCGAACAATTACTGAATATCAACGACTTGGAAGTCAGACAGAATTTATTGTCAGTTTTTCCATTGAATCGAGTGCGTGAAGAAGAATGGGTAAGAAACCTTTATTCAAATCAGAGAGATGTGGTCTTTGCCGTTGTACCACTTGGTCAAGAAAAATTGATCGGTACAACTGGTTTGCATCAAATCGATTGGGTCAATAGATTGGCAGAATTTGGCATAGCGATAACTGATAAAAGATATTGGAACATGGGATTTGGTACAGAGGCAACGAAATTGACTTTGAAATATGCATTTGAATATCTCAATCTCAACAGGGTTTCTTTAAGGGTATACGATTACAACAAAAGGGCGATACATGTTTATGAAAAATGCGGGTTTGTCCATGAAGGAAGATTAAGAAAAGCTCGATATCTAAATGGAAAATATCACGATGTTTTAATCATGAGTGTACTCAGCAATGAATATTTTCAGTATTGA
- a CDS encoding efflux RND transporter periplasmic adaptor subunit: MRKNIRTYILISVLVLLLFLSSCNRNTQQSSNTTSSVTEYTVKKTNLVDTITVSGTIKAESSAEVQALVSGVVKKIYVKEGDTVKAGDLLVELDDTDYRLSYLKALQNYELAKNSGSKLLIEQRQLELDIAKRDLDRCKITSPVDGIVTALNVEVNDYVSKGTTVDVVARVVNVNNLYVSASVEEMDYSKIKVGQTASLTFEAFEGVNFPAKVTYVGSEAQTSSGIVTIPIKLNLISPKSLQQSNTSTRSQQLEELMNKIIPGLSCEAEIVVLNKTNVMVVPTGAITYESGKAYVTVKNGNTTEKRQVSVGEKFSSGYEILDGLKEGEVIIINRTGTSSGNAGRIMIPMGGPTPDR; the protein is encoded by the coding sequence ATGAGAAAGAATATCAGAACCTACATATTGATATCTGTTTTAGTCTTACTTTTATTTCTTTCATCTTGTAATAGAAATACTCAACAATCTTCTAATACCACATCTTCGGTTACAGAGTATACTGTGAAAAAGACGAACCTGGTTGACACCATAACTGTTTCTGGAACAATTAAAGCCGAGAGTTCCGCGGAGGTCCAAGCATTGGTCAGTGGTGTTGTCAAGAAAATATATGTCAAAGAAGGTGACACAGTAAAGGCTGGAGATCTATTAGTAGAACTGGATGACACAGATTATAGATTGTCTTATCTAAAAGCACTCCAAAATTATGAATTGGCGAAAAATTCAGGTTCAAAGTTGTTGATTGAACAGCGTCAACTTGAACTTGATATTGCAAAAAGAGATCTCGATAGGTGTAAAATCACTTCTCCTGTAGATGGCATAGTAACGGCACTCAACGTTGAAGTTAACGATTATGTTTCAAAGGGAACGACTGTTGATGTAGTAGCAAGGGTTGTGAATGTGAACAATCTCTATGTATCTGCCTCTGTTGAAGAAATGGATTATTCAAAAATAAAGGTTGGTCAAACGGCTTCATTGACCTTTGAAGCATTTGAAGGAGTCAATTTCCCTGCAAAGGTGACCTATGTAGGAAGCGAAGCACAAACTTCAAGCGGGATAGTCACGATTCCGATAAAATTGAATTTGATTTCCCCAAAATCACTGCAACAATCAAATACATCTACCAGAAGCCAGCAACTGGAAGAACTCATGAATAAAATAATACCTGGTCTTTCCTGTGAAGCCGAAATAGTGGTTCTGAATAAAACAAATGTAATGGTTGTTCCAACTGGTGCGATTACTTACGAATCTGGTAAAGCCTATGTCACGGTGAAAAATGGAAACACAACGGAAAAAAGACAAGTTAGCGTTGGTGAAAAATTCTCAAGTGGTTATGAGATTCTGGATGGATTAAAAGAAGGAGAAGTCATTATCATAAACAGAACAGGTACATCGTCTGGTAATGCTGGAAGGATAATGATCCCAATGGGTGGTCCTACACCAGACCGATGA
- a CDS encoding ABC transporter ATP-binding protein: MDIIINVEDIRKTYKMGDNIVKAVDGVTLSVFNGEYLVIMGPSGSGKTTLMHLMGCLDKPDSGEIYLAGQKVSKLSDRDLAKVRNKMIGFVFQQFNLLPRLTALENVELPMIYAGVPRTTRRKRAKELLAMVGLAERMEHKPTQLSGGQMQRVAIARALANEPQIILADEPTGNLDSKSGEEILKIFSDLHSNGLTIIVVTHDPEVAENGERVIHMRDGKIVSQEVRASVRNA, from the coding sequence ATGGATATCATAATAAATGTTGAGGATATTCGAAAGACATATAAAATGGGAGACAACATAGTTAAAGCTGTAGATGGTGTGACATTGAGTGTATTCAATGGAGAATACCTTGTGATCATGGGTCCATCTGGAAGTGGTAAAACTACATTGATGCATTTAATGGGATGCCTCGATAAACCTGATTCTGGAGAGATTTATTTGGCAGGGCAGAAGGTTTCAAAACTCAGCGATAGAGATCTTGCCAAGGTGAGAAACAAGATGATTGGTTTTGTCTTTCAGCAATTCAACCTTTTGCCACGACTTACCGCACTTGAAAATGTCGAATTGCCAATGATATACGCAGGTGTACCGAGAACAACCAGACGAAAGAGGGCAAAGGAGCTTTTAGCAATGGTCGGGCTCGCAGAACGCATGGAACACAAACCAACACAGCTTTCAGGTGGGCAGATGCAAAGAGTTGCAATAGCAAGAGCGCTTGCGAATGAACCGCAGATAATCCTCGCAGATGAACCGACGGGAAATTTGGACAGCAAGAGTGGTGAAGAAATACTCAAGATTTTTTCGGATCTACATTCAAATGGTTTGACTATAATTGTTGTAACACACGATCCTGAAGTAGCCGAAAACGGTGAAAGAGTGATACACATGAGAGATGGAAAGATAGTATCTCAAGAGGTGAGGGCAAGTGTTAGAAATGCTTAA
- a CDS encoding TolC family protein: protein MKKILILVFLVPVLSFAGFLDLIQEQLDKSSSYLSAVMTYKEAEFSLSKNRNVFIPYIGIDEFSVSTDFEDYTLSIPFFVKFQNIAGFDFTVSNGWTYSSKQGEWNDSGWAFTISRELFSNWDITDLENEEGYISASWNLIEARNKVFLNLANDIFNYHYYTRKLEVTKRKIEILEDQFNSLQKAYEAGTASKEDILQVQSSIYQATNQLDQISQNLMDALTEYSTDTLNTMLACLERITTTLPSEQEAQKLVMNRLDLKAQLIALEIAKRQSDRAYQEWLPNPTFSFKIKQDESSEKGYSFSLGFSFGYSILDRGEKNYTYNKLKDSYSLQQRILDEQLDNLKKAVQKAFLSIRIAESSKKVAELDLQLKKMEYENTLNASSFVSESDLESAKLNLDDAELEFLKTNYNLLIAKISLLQALGIDLVQLAGGK from the coding sequence ATGAAAAAGATCTTGATCTTGGTTTTCTTGGTACCTGTGCTGTCATTTGCGGGTTTTTTGGATCTTATACAAGAGCAGCTTGACAAGAGTAGTTCATATCTTTCTGCTGTAATGACATACAAAGAAGCCGAGTTTAGTTTGTCAAAAAACAGGAATGTCTTCATACCTTATATTGGTATTGATGAATTTTCTGTATCTACAGATTTCGAAGATTACACATTATCAATCCCGTTTTTTGTAAAGTTTCAGAATATAGCTGGTTTTGATTTTACTGTTTCGAATGGTTGGACCTATTCAAGTAAACAGGGAGAGTGGAATGATAGTGGCTGGGCTTTCACCATTTCAAGGGAACTTTTTTCAAACTGGGATATTACGGATCTGGAAAATGAGGAAGGTTATATTTCTGCATCTTGGAATCTGATTGAAGCTCGGAACAAGGTTTTCTTAAACCTTGCAAATGATATTTTCAACTATCATTATTACACAAGAAAGTTAGAAGTTACAAAGCGAAAGATAGAAATTTTGGAAGATCAATTTAATTCTTTGCAAAAAGCGTACGAGGCCGGTACCGCATCAAAAGAGGACATCTTACAGGTCCAAAGTAGTATTTATCAAGCAACAAATCAATTGGACCAGATCAGTCAAAATCTCATGGATGCTCTCACGGAATATTCCACAGACACTTTGAACACCATGCTTGCGTGTCTTGAAAGAATTACTACTACTTTGCCATCTGAGCAAGAAGCACAAAAATTGGTAATGAATCGACTTGATTTAAAGGCTCAATTGATAGCTTTAGAAATAGCAAAGCGTCAAAGTGACAGAGCTTATCAAGAATGGCTTCCCAATCCAACTTTTTCATTTAAGATCAAGCAGGATGAGAGCTCCGAAAAAGGATATTCCTTCTCGCTTGGTTTTAGCTTTGGCTATAGCATACTCGATCGTGGAGAAAAAAATTATACGTATAACAAATTAAAGGATTCGTATTCACTACAGCAACGTATACTCGATGAACAACTCGATAATTTGAAGAAGGCTGTTCAAAAAGCTTTCTTATCGATTAGAATTGCAGAATCATCGAAGAAAGTGGCTGAGCTTGATTTGCAATTGAAGAAAATGGAATATGAAAACACTCTGAATGCTTCTTCATTCGTGTCAGAGAGTGATCTTGAAAGTGCAAAATTAAACTTAGATGATGCAGAGTTAGAGTTTTTGAAAACCAATTACAATTTATTGATTGCAAAGATCAGTTTACTCCAAGCACTTGGTATTGATCTTGTCCAGCTCGCAGGAGGTAAGTGA
- the eno gene encoding phosphopyruvate hydratase: MYNEIVDIKAREVLDSRGNPTVEVEVFLEDGTTASAMVPSGASTGKFEALELRDKGSRYLGKGVLNAVKNVNETIAPKVIGMNVYDQVAIDKTMIELDGTENKSKLGANAILGVSMAVARAAATSLYLPLYRYLGGPNAKVLPVPFMNVINGGKHADNSLDIQEFMIVPAGAPSFAEALRYGAEVFHNLKKILHNMGHVTSVGDEGGFAPNLSSNEEAIKVLIEAIKTAGYTPGKDIFIALDSAASSFYNSDTKTYSIDKSQKTSDELIDYYVYLVQKYPIISLEDPLDEEDWEGFAKLTAKIGNRVQIVGDDIYVTNINRLKKGVENKASNSILIKLNQIGTVTETLDTIEYAKQHGMTCVVSHRSGETEDTFIADLTVATNSGMIKTGSLSRSERIAKYNRLLRIEEELDFASQYKGLAAFYSIK, from the coding sequence ATGTACAACGAGATAGTTGATATCAAAGCCAGAGAAGTTCTTGACTCACGTGGTAATCCTACGGTAGAAGTTGAGGTTTTTCTCGAGGATGGAACTACAGCTTCAGCAATGGTTCCCTCAGGAGCGTCGACGGGAAAATTTGAAGCGTTGGAACTGAGAGACAAAGGAAGCAGATATCTTGGTAAGGGTGTACTGAATGCGGTAAAGAATGTCAATGAGACAATTGCCCCAAAAGTTATAGGTATGAACGTCTATGATCAAGTTGCCATCGACAAGACTATGATCGAGCTGGATGGAACAGAGAACAAGTCTAAACTCGGTGCAAATGCGATTCTTGGTGTTTCCATGGCTGTGGCACGAGCGGCAGCGACAAGTTTGTATCTCCCTCTTTACAGATACCTTGGTGGTCCAAACGCAAAGGTTCTACCTGTACCATTCATGAACGTAATCAACGGTGGAAAACATGCCGATAACAGCTTAGACATTCAAGAGTTCATGATCGTTCCTGCAGGTGCACCAAGTTTTGCCGAAGCGCTCAGGTATGGAGCCGAGGTCTTTCACAATTTAAAGAAGATCTTGCACAACATGGGTCATGTTACCTCAGTTGGAGATGAAGGAGGTTTTGCACCAAACCTATCCTCGAACGAAGAAGCCATAAAAGTGTTAATAGAAGCGATCAAAACAGCTGGCTACACACCTGGTAAAGATATTTTCATTGCACTTGACAGTGCTGCATCTTCTTTCTATAACTCCGATACCAAAACCTACAGTATAGATAAATCACAAAAAACCAGTGATGAATTGATTGATTATTACGTTTACTTAGTGCAGAAATATCCCATTATCAGCCTTGAAGATCCGTTGGATGAAGAAGACTGGGAAGGATTCGCAAAATTGACGGCAAAAATCGGGAATAGGGTCCAAATTGTCGGTGACGATATATACGTCACTAATATAAACAGACTCAAGAAAGGTGTAGAAAATAAGGCATCGAACTCGATATTGATAAAACTCAATCAAATAGGTACCGTCACAGAGACACTCGACACAATCGAATACGCAAAACAACATGGCATGACCTGTGTTGTTTCTCACAGATCAGGCGAAACAGAGGATACATTTATCGCAGATTTAACCGTTGCAACCAATAGTGGAATGATCAAAACAGGATCATTGTCGAGAAGTGAAAGAATTGCCAAATACAACAGATTACTTAGAATCGAAGAAGAGCTTGATTTCGCTTCACAGTACAAAGGGTTGGCTGCATTTTACAGTATAAAATAA
- a CDS encoding DUF4097 family beta strand repeat-containing protein — protein MEKQAIDFSKIKKLIVKSVDTDIKIFGTHSSDTYVIYESQQPHLEYKDDTLTISTRDKHFSFLGPVVFGSGSSQESMEIAVPYELREFMISSVSSDIMVHSVRGEILTVKTISGDIVLDSVEFSDCQVKTVSGDIKMDSPTIAKFVFSSVSGDLNIKNLICQNGDWIVSTTNGDLIMETVGVPNMRLTMRTASGELNTNVGYTREGRDYLFGDGRMKITISTASGDVDIISTNRAERSEGIEKKILRLVASGKLTYEQAKQILDELI, from the coding sequence ATGGAAAAACAAGCAATTGATTTTTCCAAGATCAAGAAACTCATAGTGAAAAGCGTGGATACCGATATAAAGATATTCGGCACACATTCATCGGACACTTATGTCATTTATGAATCTCAGCAACCTCATTTGGAATACAAAGATGATACATTGACAATAAGCACCAGAGATAAACATTTTTCATTCCTCGGTCCGGTGGTATTTGGTTCGGGCAGTTCACAAGAAAGTATGGAAATTGCGGTGCCCTATGAGTTAAGAGAATTTATGATCAGCAGTGTTTCTTCGGATATTATGGTACATTCAGTAAGAGGTGAAATCTTGACTGTAAAAACTATATCGGGTGACATCGTGTTGGACAGTGTGGAATTTTCCGATTGCCAGGTGAAAACTGTTTCAGGAGATATCAAGATGGATTCGCCAACGATCGCCAAATTTGTTTTTTCCAGTGTCAGTGGAGATCTAAATATAAAAAATCTGATATGTCAAAATGGTGATTGGATTGTGAGTACTACGAATGGCGATCTAATCATGGAAACTGTCGGTGTGCCGAATATGAGATTGACTATGAGGACAGCGAGTGGTGAATTAAATACCAATGTGGGTTATACACGTGAGGGTAGAGATTATCTGTTTGGCGATGGCAGAATGAAAATAACGATCAGTACAGCCTCGGGTGATGTGGATATCATATCAACAAACAGGGCTGAGAGATCTGAGGGTATAGAGAAAAAGATCTTGCGTCTTGTGGCAAGTGGTAAATTGACATACGAGCAAGCAAAACAGATTTTAGATGAATTGATCTGA
- a CDS encoding cation diffusion facilitator family transporter: MEDRDKISSKAAWIGVFANATLAVMKILVGLIFKSMAVLADGIDTSTDIFTSLVTLVSSKISNRPPDKTHPYGHERVEAIAAKVVSFVIFYAGTNLMVSSIKRIISGEHILIIGVLPLIVSLISVAMKTWLFIYKYNVGKKIGSYAFIADALNMRNDILISSTVFAGVLLNKIGLLWVDGIVALIISVMIIRTAFEIFKETSYELMDGMTNFDVYNQIFKAVKKVQGAANPHKVRVRQVGYKYFVDMDIEVSGGITVQQGHDIATQVKKAIIEQNDRIADVMVHVEPIGNVEREAYGLSQHQITDGGEKIDIQR; the protein is encoded by the coding sequence ATGGAAGACAGGGACAAGATTTCTTCAAAGGCTGCCTGGATTGGAGTGTTTGCGAACGCCACCTTGGCAGTGATGAAAATCTTGGTTGGATTGATTTTCAAAAGTATGGCTGTGCTCGCAGACGGAATTGATACATCAACCGATATCTTCACGTCCTTAGTTACTTTGGTCTCGAGCAAGATATCAAATCGTCCTCCTGATAAGACACATCCATACGGTCATGAAAGGGTCGAAGCAATAGCGGCAAAGGTCGTATCTTTTGTCATCTTTTATGCTGGAACAAACTTGATGGTCTCATCAATCAAGAGAATTATAAGTGGTGAACATATATTGATCATTGGAGTGCTTCCATTGATCGTCTCACTCATTTCCGTTGCGATGAAAACATGGCTGTTTATCTATAAATACAATGTTGGAAAGAAGATAGGTAGTTATGCGTTTATTGCCGATGCTTTGAATATGAGAAATGACATTCTCATCTCTTCAACGGTCTTTGCTGGTGTACTTTTGAATAAAATTGGTCTTCTATGGGTAGATGGAATAGTAGCCCTGATAATATCTGTAATGATTATAAGAACAGCATTTGAAATCTTTAAAGAAACAAGCTATGAATTGATGGATGGTATGACAAACTTTGATGTTTACAATCAAATCTTCAAAGCTGTGAAAAAAGTTCAGGGAGCTGCCAATCCTCACAAAGTGAGGGTGAGACAAGTTGGATACAAATATTTTGTCGACATGGACATAGAGGTCAGTGGTGGAATAACTGTCCAGCAAGGTCATGATATCGCCACTCAGGTTAAGAAAGCTATAATCGAGCAAAATGATAGAATCGCGGATGTAATGGTACACGTGGAACCAATAGGGAACGTAGAACGTGAAGCGTATGGATTGTCACAACACCAAATTACAGATGGAGGTGAAAAAATTGATATTCAAAGGTGA
- the pyrH gene encoding UMP kinase, with the protein MYKKVLIKLSGEVMCGEGSRGFDQNNINYLVKEISQVVDYGTNVGIVIGAGNIFRGEELSEIPHSLADQIGMLGTVINGLYLKGALEKHGVKCVVVSQISSLPSIRPIHYDDINLYFDAGYVVVFAGGTSNPFFTTDTAAALRAVEMGASVLIKATKVDGVYDSDPKKNKSAHRFEKISYQQAIKLGLKVMDMEAFSICGRYKLPIVVLNFFEEGALLKAVRGENIGSIILPD; encoded by the coding sequence ATGTACAAGAAGGTATTGATAAAACTCAGTGGTGAGGTGATGTGCGGGGAGGGTTCACGGGGGTTTGATCAGAATAATATAAACTATCTTGTCAAAGAGATATCCCAAGTTGTAGATTACGGAACGAATGTTGGTATCGTAATAGGTGCCGGAAATATATTCAGAGGTGAGGAATTGTCAGAGATACCACATTCGTTAGCGGATCAGATAGGTATGCTTGGAACGGTTATAAACGGTTTGTACCTGAAAGGAGCCCTTGAAAAGCATGGTGTGAAATGCGTTGTGGTCTCACAGATATCTTCATTACCATCGATTAGGCCTATTCACTATGATGATATAAACCTTTATTTCGATGCCGGATATGTCGTTGTCTTTGCAGGTGGAACGAGTAATCCATTCTTCACAACAGATACAGCAGCAGCTCTAAGAGCCGTTGAGATGGGAGCTTCTGTTTTGATAAAGGCGACCAAGGTCGATGGGGTCTATGACAGTGACCCGAAAAAAAATAAGTCAGCTCACAGATTTGAAAAAATCTCTTATCAACAAGCGATCAAACTCGGTTTAAAGGTCATGGATATGGAAGCTTTCTCTATCTGTGGTAGATACAAACTCCCAATAGTCGTTTTGAATTTCTTCGAAGAAGGAGCTTTATTAAAAGCTGTTCGTGGAGAAAACATTGGTAGTATCATATTACCTGATTGA
- a CDS encoding DUF2207 domain-containing protein, which translates to MGKFIKTTFLLFFFGLVIFGIIVSLVSSFTSSIFELPERTYSIMVLQNGSANVTETVTYRLKKPFRYVSWAIDFDRPTKISNFTFQILEGPSLLGGPFYDTKNDVSISLRLLFSKSMNEYIQVPKDGLTVKVAFSYTLENLLIEGRDFTQLFVKYIGTGTSVPTKSLKVLVSLPDKFPKPIVYHHPWGLQTKSKAIIGNNYEFEFRNIPANCFVEGRFVFPNLLGTGTQNMMKSMDLSQIRDIERSYSIKILLIVIGSISYLIFVVAIPILLYRKFGREQSIQYNSLYEREIPYNDPPEIVNAIVKKICSHPDDDAIAAAILNFVKKGDIELLENEKRDITGLRIIRLTQENQDLLEAFKIFEKDGVIDFKELKKSLRNQSNAQKFLKMMNGWRDKVYHQLSSRNYLITTGNTLAKFFGIIFGILVPVFVILGLSKASGLGYEVVSRYSMMLMGASIIIGIIVLLMKKTVFSRWTSDGLLYYLKWKNFEKFITDFSALSTYPPQSVILWDDYIVYATALGVAKEVIDNLKKLYPEPPSTPVASKVYYSPTLMAELSSFRSIATSTISSSSSGGSHSGGRVGGGSGGSRVGAG; encoded by the coding sequence GTGGGAAAATTTATAAAAACAACTTTTCTGCTTTTCTTTTTTGGTTTGGTGATCTTTGGTATCATCGTAAGTTTGGTTAGTTCCTTCACGTCATCGATCTTTGAACTTCCTGAGAGAACTTACTCAATTATGGTTCTGCAAAATGGTTCTGCAAACGTCACAGAAACAGTTACCTACAGGCTCAAGAAACCTTTTCGATATGTAAGCTGGGCTATTGATTTTGACAGACCGACCAAGATATCCAATTTCACCTTCCAGATTCTTGAAGGACCTTCTCTCTTAGGAGGACCATTTTACGATACAAAAAATGATGTCAGTATAAGTTTAAGACTCCTTTTTAGTAAATCAATGAATGAATACATTCAGGTTCCAAAAGATGGTCTAACGGTAAAGGTCGCATTTTCATATACATTAGAGAATTTACTCATAGAAGGCCGAGATTTCACGCAATTGTTTGTAAAGTACATAGGTACTGGTACTTCTGTCCCGACAAAATCTTTAAAGGTTCTTGTAAGCCTTCCAGATAAATTTCCAAAGCCCATTGTTTATCATCACCCATGGGGTCTTCAAACCAAGAGTAAGGCAATAATCGGGAACAATTATGAATTTGAGTTCAGGAATATTCCGGCAAATTGTTTCGTAGAGGGACGGTTTGTTTTTCCAAACCTGCTCGGCACAGGTACCCAAAACATGATGAAATCCATGGATCTTTCACAGATAAGAGATATAGAGAGATCCTACTCAATTAAGATATTATTGATCGTAATTGGAAGTATTTCTTACTTGATTTTTGTCGTAGCCATTCCGATTCTTTTGTATAGAAAATTCGGTAGAGAGCAATCTATACAGTACAATTCGCTTTATGAAAGAGAGATTCCATATAATGATCCACCAGAGATTGTGAACGCCATTGTCAAGAAGATCTGTTCACACCCAGACGATGATGCAATAGCCGCTGCGATTTTGAATTTTGTTAAGAAAGGCGATATCGAGCTATTGGAAAACGAAAAAAGGGATATAACAGGCTTGAGGATAATAAGACTTACTCAAGAAAATCAGGACCTTCTTGAGGCATTCAAGATTTTTGAAAAAGACGGCGTAATTGATTTCAAGGAGCTCAAAAAATCATTGAGAAATCAAAGTAATGCGCAGAAATTTCTCAAAATGATGAATGGATGGAGAGATAAAGTATATCATCAATTGAGTAGTAGAAATTATCTGATTACCACAGGTAATACATTGGCGAAGTTTTTTGGTATTATTTTTGGTATTCTCGTTCCTGTATTTGTTATTTTGGGGCTGTCGAAAGCTTCCGGCTTAGGTTATGAAGTAGTATCAAGATATTCAATGATGTTAATGGGAGCCTCGATCATAATTGGAATAATTGTGCTTCTTATGAAAAAAACTGTCTTTTCACGATGGACGTCTGATGGTTTACTTTATTATTTGAAGTGGAAGAACTTTGAAAAATTCATAACAGATTTCTCTGCTCTGTCAACATATCCCCCTCAGTCCGTGATCCTTTGGGATGATTACATAGTCTATGCGACGGCACTGGGTGTTGCCAAAGAGGTAATCGATAATTTGAAAAAACTTTACCCAGAACCACCATCGACACCTGTAGCTTCAAAGGTTTACTATTCACCAACTCTAATGGCAGAACTTTCTTCTTTTAGAAGTATTGCAACTTCGACGATTTCAAGCTCCAGTTCTGGTGGATCGCATTCTGGTGGAAGAGTAGGTGGAGGATCTGGTGGTAGTAGAGTGGGAGCTGGATGA
- a CDS encoding DUF2089 domain-containing protein yields the protein MARVISKCPICGSNLIVTELSCPSCGTVIKGKFELEEFFRLTPDQLNFLRIFIKARGNLSDLQKELGISYPTAKSRLEGIVKTLGYEAQEVTEEKQVDELLDKLEKGEISAQEALEKIRRLREQ from the coding sequence ATGGCCCGTGTTATTTCGAAATGTCCAATTTGTGGTTCTAACCTCATTGTAACTGAATTGAGTTGTCCATCATGCGGTACTGTGATAAAAGGTAAATTTGAACTGGAAGAATTTTTCAGACTCACACCAGATCAACTGAATTTTCTTAGGATTTTTATCAAGGCAAGGGGTAATTTAAGCGACCTTCAGAAAGAACTTGGAATATCATATCCAACGGCAAAATCAAGGTTGGAAGGAATCGTCAAAACACTTGGTTATGAGGCACAAGAAGTCACAGAAGAAAAGCAGGTTGATGAACTATTGGATAAACTCGAGAAGGGCGAAATATCAGCTCAGGAGGCATTGGAGAAGATCAGGAGGCTGAGAGAACAATGA